One region of Pseudoalteromonas galatheae genomic DNA includes:
- the miaB gene encoding tRNA (N6-isopentenyl adenosine(37)-C2)-methylthiotransferase MiaB, whose product MSKKLHIKTWGCQMNEYDSQKMADLLDSTNGYQLTEEAEQADVILLNTCSIREKAQEKVFHQLGRWKLLKDTNPDLVIGVGGCVASQEGDTIRQRAPFVDIVFGPQTLHRLPEMIKQVQSKEGSVVDISFPEIEKFDRLPEPKAEGPSAFVSIMEGCSKYCTFCVVPYTRGEEVSRPLDDVILEVAQLAEQGVREVNLLGQNVNAYRGEMHDGEICYFSDLIRYVAAIDGIDRIRYTTSHPVEFTPDIIEAYADVPELVDHLHLPVQSGSDRILNLMKRGHTALEYKSTIRKLRKIRPNLSMSSDFIIGFPGESNADFEATMNLINDIGFDMSFSFIYSARPGTPAADLPDDVAESEKKERLYILQNRINQMAQDISRKMHDTEQRILVEGPSKKNPMELRGRTENNRVVNFEGPHSVIGQFVDVRITEALPNSLRGELIRTEAEMDLRRDVKPSDILNKAPQEPEINELGVGTFTP is encoded by the coding sequence ATGAGTAAAAAACTGCATATTAAAACCTGGGGTTGTCAGATGAACGAGTACGACTCCCAGAAAATGGCGGATCTTTTGGATTCAACAAATGGCTATCAGCTTACAGAAGAAGCTGAGCAAGCTGATGTGATCCTACTCAATACTTGCTCGATTCGTGAGAAAGCACAGGAAAAAGTATTCCACCAACTTGGTCGTTGGAAACTACTAAAAGACACAAACCCTGATCTTGTTATTGGTGTTGGTGGCTGCGTAGCATCACAAGAAGGCGACACCATTCGTCAGCGTGCGCCATTTGTTGATATCGTGTTTGGACCACAAACATTGCACCGTCTACCAGAGATGATCAAACAGGTGCAAAGCAAAGAAGGCTCCGTTGTCGATATTTCATTCCCTGAAATCGAAAAGTTTGACCGTTTGCCAGAGCCAAAGGCTGAAGGCCCGAGTGCATTTGTTTCGATTATGGAAGGTTGCTCTAAGTACTGTACTTTCTGTGTTGTACCCTACACGCGTGGTGAAGAAGTAAGCCGACCTTTAGATGATGTGATCCTTGAAGTTGCTCAGCTTGCGGAGCAAGGTGTGCGTGAAGTGAACTTGCTTGGCCAGAACGTAAATGCTTACCGTGGTGAAATGCACGATGGTGAAATTTGTTACTTCTCTGACTTAATTCGCTACGTTGCAGCAATTGACGGTATTGACCGTATTCGTTATACAACATCTCACCCTGTTGAATTTACACCAGATATCATTGAAGCCTATGCGGATGTGCCAGAGCTTGTTGACCATTTACACCTACCAGTGCAAAGTGGTTCAGACCGTATTCTAAACCTAATGAAACGCGGTCATACTGCGCTTGAGTACAAATCAACAATCCGCAAGCTACGTAAGATCCGTCCTAACCTAAGCATGTCTTCAGATTTCATCATTGGCTTCCCAGGCGAATCAAACGCAGACTTTGAAGCAACGATGAACCTGATTAATGATATCGGTTTTGATATGAGCTTTAGTTTCATCTACTCAGCGCGACCAGGCACGCCAGCAGCAGACTTACCTGATGATGTTGCAGAATCAGAAAAGAAAGAACGTCTATACATCCTACAGAACCGTATCAACCAAATGGCGCAGGATATTAGCCGCAAGATGCACGATACCGAGCAGCGTATTTTGGTTGAGGGCCCATCGAAGAAAAACCCAATGGAACTGCGTGGAAGAACTGAAAATAACCGCGTTGTAAACTTCGAAGGTCCACACTCAGTGATCGGCCAATTCGTCGACGTACGTATTACTGAGGCGTTACCAAACTCGTTACGTGGTGAGCTTATCCGTACTGAAGCAGAAATGGATTTACGTCGTGACGTAAAACCGTCGGATATCTTAAATAAAGCCCCACAAGAACCTGAAATTAATGAATTAGGTGTTGGTACTTTTACCCCCTAG
- a CDS encoding PhoH family protein has product MSNQIKNIEIYLEPADNHRLSSLCGPFDENLKQIERRLGVEIAHRDNWFKVTGQAVTAKAAVDILKSLYVDTQPVKGKMTEIEPDQVHLAITEANVLEQDAPTVWDKEVYIKTRRGVVKPRNPNQSQYVANILTHDITFGVGPAGTGKTYLAVAAAVDALERQEIRRILLTRPAVEAGEKLGFLPGDLTQKIDPYLRPLYDALFEMLGFEKVERLIEKNVIEVAPLAYMRGRTLNDAFIILDESQNTTTEQMKMFLTRIGFNSKAVITGDITQIDLPRGARSGLRHAIDVLNDVEEISFNFFKSHDVVRHPVVARIVEAYEKKEEQERLAKAEKHQAKQQPSEE; this is encoded by the coding sequence TTGAGTAATCAGATAAAGAATATAGAAATTTACTTAGAACCCGCAGATAATCACCGCCTTTCTTCACTATGTGGTCCGTTCGACGAAAATCTAAAACAAATAGAACGTCGCCTTGGAGTTGAAATCGCGCACCGTGACAATTGGTTTAAAGTGACCGGACAAGCGGTAACGGCAAAAGCAGCTGTGGATATTCTAAAATCTCTATATGTTGATACTCAGCCTGTGAAAGGAAAAATGACAGAAATTGAACCGGATCAGGTTCATCTGGCCATCACAGAAGCGAACGTACTCGAACAAGACGCCCCAACCGTATGGGACAAAGAAGTCTATATTAAGACTCGTCGCGGTGTGGTTAAGCCTCGTAACCCAAATCAGAGCCAATATGTTGCTAATATCTTAACTCACGATATTACCTTTGGTGTTGGTCCTGCTGGTACAGGTAAAACCTATCTTGCTGTTGCAGCAGCGGTTGATGCGCTAGAACGCCAAGAGATCCGTCGCATCCTACTCACTCGTCCAGCGGTTGAAGCTGGTGAAAAACTGGGTTTCTTACCGGGTGATTTAACACAAAAAATCGACCCTTACCTTCGTCCTCTTTATGATGCCCTATTCGAGATGCTTGGTTTTGAAAAAGTTGAGCGCTTAATCGAAAAAAATGTCATCGAGGTTGCACCTTTGGCATATATGCGTGGTCGAACACTCAATGACGCGTTTATTATCTTGGACGAGAGCCAAAATACCACGACTGAACAAATGAAGATGTTCCTAACGCGGATTGGCTTTAATTCAAAAGCGGTGATCACCGGTGATATCACGCAAATCGATTTGCCTCGCGGTGCGCGCTCTGGACTTCGCCATGCGATAGATGTGCTCAATGATGTAGAAGAAATTTCATTTAACTTCTTTAAATCTCACGATGTAGTTAGACACCCAGTGGTTGCTCGTATCGTCGAAGCATACGAGAAGAAAGAAGAACAAGAGCGTCTTGCTAAAGCTGAGAAGCATCAAGCGAAACAGCAACCTTCTGAGGAATAA
- the ybeY gene encoding rRNA maturation RNase YbeY, with amino-acid sequence MDLMLDLQLACEFDNLPSEAQFQLWAEHALTQFREEAELTIRIADEHESQELNSQYRGKDKPTNVLSFPFDAPPGIELPLIGDLVICPQVVYQESIEQEKTFHDHFAHMVIHGCLHLLGFDHINEQDAVEMETIEKQILASLNIADPYRDDC; translated from the coding sequence ATGGACTTAATGCTAGATTTGCAATTGGCTTGTGAATTTGACAACTTGCCTTCCGAAGCACAATTCCAATTATGGGCAGAACATGCATTAACGCAATTTCGCGAAGAAGCAGAATTAACTATTCGCATCGCTGACGAGCACGAAAGCCAAGAGCTCAATAGCCAGTACAGAGGCAAAGACAAGCCAACCAATGTGTTGTCTTTCCCATTTGATGCGCCACCGGGAATTGAGTTGCCACTTATTGGTGATTTAGTTATCTGTCCCCAAGTGGTATACCAAGAATCCATAGAGCAAGAAAAGACCTTTCATGACCACTTCGCCCATATGGTTATCCATGGTTGCTTGCATTTACTTGGATTTGACCATATAAATGAACAAGACGCGGTAGAAATGGAAACAATAGAGAAGCAAATTCTCGCATCTTTGAATATCGCAGACCCTTACAGAGACGATTGTTAA
- the corC gene encoding CNNM family magnesium/cobalt transport protein CorC (CorC(YbeX) belongs to the Cyclin M Mg2+ Exporter (CNNM) family, and was characterized as belonging to a set of three proteins, at least one of which must be present for CorA to function.), translated as MSDDNSQSSQGSSSKTWLGRITQMLQGEPQNKEELAEVIADAQERQLIDPETKDMMEGVLSVSELKVRDIMIPRSQMITLDVDEPLSAQLPMMVESSHSRFPVICEDKDHVEGILLAKDLLPLILREESDLPSIREYLRPAVVVPESKRVDTLLNEFRQKRYHMAIVIDEYGGVSGLVTIEDILETIVGEIEDEHDDDEEQQDIRQLSKHVYTVQALTPLDEFNEFFKTSYDTQEADTIGGIILHAFGHMPSRGETIDIDPLQFKVTNSDNRRILQIQVSVPKSEHVEDSSI; from the coding sequence ATGAGCGACGATAACTCGCAAAGTAGTCAGGGTTCTTCTAGCAAGACCTGGCTGGGACGCATCACACAGATGCTGCAAGGGGAACCCCAAAATAAAGAAGAACTGGCTGAAGTCATCGCTGATGCGCAAGAGCGCCAGTTGATTGACCCAGAAACCAAAGACATGATGGAAGGTGTACTCAGCGTTTCAGAGCTGAAAGTTCGTGACATCATGATCCCACGTTCGCAAATGATTACACTTGATGTAGATGAGCCGCTCAGTGCTCAACTCCCTATGATGGTAGAATCTTCACACTCGCGTTTTCCTGTGATTTGTGAAGACAAAGACCATGTAGAAGGCATCTTACTTGCCAAAGATCTCTTACCTTTGATTTTGCGTGAAGAGAGCGATTTGCCAAGTATCCGCGAATACCTTCGTCCCGCAGTGGTCGTGCCTGAAAGTAAGCGTGTCGATACTCTGCTCAACGAATTCCGTCAAAAACGTTACCATATGGCCATCGTGATTGATGAATATGGCGGTGTGTCTGGACTGGTTACTATCGAAGATATTCTCGAAACCATTGTTGGTGAAATCGAAGATGAACATGATGACGACGAAGAACAACAAGATATTCGTCAGCTATCCAAACATGTTTATACCGTGCAAGCACTCACGCCGTTGGATGAATTTAACGAATTCTTCAAAACCAGCTACGACACCCAAGAAGCAGATACCATTGGTGGTATCATTCTTCATGCATTTGGCCACATGCCAAGCCGCGGTGAAACCATAGACATAGATCCCCTTCAGTTTAAGGTAACTAACTCCGATAACCGGAGGATCTTACAAATTCAAGTAAGTGTACCTAAATCTGAACATGTTGAAGACTCTAGTATCTAA